CGGCGAACCTTCCTTCTTCGTCGACGGTCACGCAATAGTCGGTTCTGTATTTCCTCATCTGGTTGAGAGCTTCCTGTACCGTCGCCTTCACGCTGATGGAAGGAAAATCATCGTTCAACCAGTTCTTCACGAGCATTCGATCGCCCCCAGATTTTGGAAAATCTTACCGTTCCTATCCTAAGAACATTTTACCATCGTAATTCTAAGTTAGTAGTAGTAGTAAATAATAGGGGGGGTGGTAAATTTTGTAACGCAACTCGTTGCGTAAACGAATATGCGCTACAGGAGCGAGAATGTGAAATATGATAGGGTGGTAAGTTGCGTGGTAAATTGCGTGGTAGATTTCTCGGTGGAAATGGTAAATTAGTACTGAAATAGGCTTCAGTTCGAGATTTTTCGCGTGGTAAATTCTTTAAATGCTTGGTAGAACTGAAGGTTAGATTTCTGACTGTTTTCATCCACTTTTCAGTGAAGCGATGATGTTCCTTTATCCATGACGGTTTGGAGAAATCTACCACCAGAAAAATGGCTTCTGAAGCCAAATTTCGACGAAATCTACCACCTTTACATATGTTGTGGTGCGTAATCTACCACACAACATGTAGTATGTACCAGCAACTCACCCGTCGTTGTGGTAAAATGTATGCGAAAAAGTTCTTCAGGGTGGTGAACGTTCGTGGCCAAAGTCATCGTCGTTACGTCTGGAAAAGGTGGGGTCGGCAAAACAACTGTGACCGCCAATCTCGGTTGCACTCTGGCAAAACTCGGTGAAAAGGTGTGTGTGATAGATGCGGACATCGGCTTGAAGAATCTTGATGTGGTGCTCGGACTGGAGAACAGAGTCGTTCACACCTTGCTCGACGTGGTCAACGGTAAGGTGAGTGCCCAGGAGGCTCTGGTGAAACACAAGCAGCAGCGCAATTTGTACCTCCTGGCAACGTCCCAGGTTGCGACCAAAGAGATGGTCTCGCCGGAGGACATGAAGGCGGTGGTGAAAGCTCTCCATCCTCTGTTCGATTACATACTCATAGATTCTCCAGCGGGTATAGAAAGAGGTTTCAGGAACGCGGTCGCACCGGCCGAGATGGCCCTGATAGTCACCACCCCGGAGCTTCCCGCGCTCTCGGATGCCGACAGGGTCGTTGGTCTGCTGGAGAATCTTGGATTCGATGAAAAAACGATGAAAGTCGTGTTGAACAGGTTCAAACCGAAGATGGTTAAAGCCGGTGAGATGCTTACTGAGCAGGACGTTGCCTCAACGCTTGCGCTCGAGATCATCGGAGTCATCCCGGACTGCGAGGACGTCATAATCGCCACGAACAAAGGGATTCCCGTTGTACTCAACGGAGATCTGAATATAACGCGCGTCTTCGAGAATATCGCGAGACGCCTCAAAGGGGAAACCATACCACTGGATCAGGATCTGATGCAGGCACAGGAAAAAGGTTTGCTTGCCTTCTTCAGAAATCTCTTCGGCCGAAAGAGGAGCTGATGGTGATGTGGTTCTTCGGCCTCTTCAGCAGGAAGAAAAAGCGTGAGAAAAGCAGAGACACAGCTTACAAAAGACTCGAAGCGATTCTCGAAAGGAGAAGACCAGTTTCTGTAACTGAAATAGTTCCCAAGAGCGAGTTCGAAGAGAACTCTGAAAAGATAAAGGAAAAGATCGTCACCTGGGTGAGCGACACGTTCAGGGTTTCCCCTGAGAGGGTCAAGGTCGAGTTCGAAGAGCACAACGGTTATATAGTCATCATAACGAACGTCATGTTCGAGTGAAACTGTCATGAAGGGCTTTTCCCTCAGAACGAAACAGAGAGTCGAGATGGTCGATATCACGGACCAGGTCCAGCAGATCGTGGCAGAGTCCGGCGTGAAATCCGGTGTCTGCTTCGTTTTCGTACCACACACCACGGCAGCGATCACCATCAACGAGGGAGCCGACAGGTCCGTTCGAATGGACATCCTGGAGAGGCTGTCAAACATCGTGCCCGCCAACGCGAACTACCACCATCTGGAAGGCAACGCCGATGCACACATAAAGGCGAGTTTGATAGGTTCTTCTGTGGCCGTCCCCATCGAGAATGCAAAACTCGCCCTCGGTACATGGCAACGCATATTCTTCTGTGAGTTCGACGGCCCGAGGGCGAGAGAGGTCTTCGTTCAGATCGTTGAGGCCAGATCCTGAACGAAGTACACGCGTGGACCAGGAATTCCGTTGAAGTTCGTGGCGTACTCGACCGTGTATGCACCCGCGTTTATGAAGTACAAAATATCATCGAGCGTGACGTTGTACGGGAGCATCGCATCGTCGTAAATCTTGTCGACGCTGTCGCACGTGGGACCCGCCAGAACGAATGGCATCTTCTGTTCATTCTCTTTTCCTTCCACGACGATTTCGTAGCGGAAGTTCTCGATGGTTTCCATCAGACCATGGAAGACACCGGCGTCTATGTAGACCCATTCTTCACTCCCGCGCCGGCATCTCAGCAGGACCCTACTGACCAATATGGCTGAGTCGCCGACCATGGAGCGACCGGGCTCGGCGAAGATCTGAAGATCGTTCACCCCGTACAGGAACTCGTTGACAGCCTGCATGACGGTGCGACCAATCTCGTCGACGTCCGGGATCGGTTTGACATGTTTGACGGGGATGCCTCCACCGATGTCGAGCACGTTCAGGTTGATTCCGTACAGCTTCTCAGCCCAGTAGAAGACCCTTGCCACGCTTTCGATGGCGTTCCACCAGCTTTTGGGATCGTAGTTCTGTGATCCGACGTGGAAGCTCACACCCACCGGATGGAGTCTGAGCCTTGCGGCCTGTTCTATGAGCTGCACCGCGCTCAATGGATCGGTACCGAACTTCCTCGAGAGCGGCCAGTCGCTGTGTCTGTTCTCAACTGCAACCCTGATGATCACCTGAGAACCCGGAGCGTTTTCGGCGATCTTTTCCAGCTCCATGGGTGAATCGGCGACGAACAGCTTCAATCCTATGTCGTACGCGTAAGCGATGTCCCTTTCTCTCTTTATGGGGTTGGCGAAGATCATCCTGTCCGGTGTGATCTGAAGGCTCAGCAGTTTGTTGATCTCACCCACAGAGGCCACGTCGAAGTTGCTTCCAAGATCTCTGAGCCTTTCGATGATCCTCGGATGGCTGTTGGCTTTCACCGCGTAGAAGATCCTGCAGCCTGGAATGGCGTTTGCCAGCTTTCTGTAGTTGTCTTCGACGATGTCGAGGTCAATGAGCAGAAAGGGAGTATCGAGCTTCTTCGCAGCCCTTCTGACAAGTTCGTTCACTGTCATCCTTTCACCATCACCCTCTGTGAGATCTTTTTGCAGATGTCTTCAAGAAAGTTCCTATCATTTTCATCAAAACTGTTGAGCACGTGACTGTCGATGTCCAGCTCACCGAAGACCTCTCCGTTCACGAGTATGGGTACCACGATCTCCGACTCAACCTTCGGACTGCAGGAGAGGTAGTTCGTCTCCTTGGACACGTCTTCGACTATGAAAGTAGTCTTTCGCTGAGCGGCTTGTCCGCATATACCCCTCCCGAAGGGAATCCTCACGTGCTCGGTCGGTTCACCAACGAACGGTCCCAGGACGAGCTCGTCGGGTTTCGACGTGTCGGTCAGATAGAATCCAACCCAGTTGTAGTGTGGGACGTTTTCATAAAGGATCCGGCAGATGCTTTCCATGACCTCTTCGATCCTTTCCTTCTTGAAAGCTTCTTCGATGTTGTTCGAAAGCTTCTGGAACAGTTCCTTTTTCGAGAGATAATCGCCGCATCTTTCGTTCCTCTTGAAACTCAGGGCGGCCTGGTACGCCACGTACGGAAGTTCGTCCAGCAGATTCTTGTTCCAGAGACTGAGAAGATCGATCATTATCACCCACTCGCGCTTGCCTTTGACCGCGGCCCAGTCTTTCACACCGAGCAAGCCGATGAGCACAATCGTGAACTCTTCACGGCTGAGTTCGAAAAGCTCGTGCTTGGCTGTGATCAGTTTCGAACAGTGATACTTCTGCTCGTGGGAGATGGAGTGCCAGTGCTGCATCAATCTGTCCAAGTTGCGTCTCTCCATGTTCTTCAAGAGAGTGACTGTCCACTCTTCCGACAGGTTCAACGTCTTTTCGTACTCGTCTATCAACGGCTCGTGCTTGGCCCTAAAGATCTTCCAGTAGTTCGGCCACTGGTTCTTGTCGTACTGGAGCATTTCGAAGAAATCGTCCGCTATGTTTTGAACAACCTTTCTCACGTTTTTCCCCTCCCGCAGGTTCCAAGCAATTCTTGAAGCGTCACTCTCGTGAGAGTTTCCTTGATACAATCCATCACCCTGTCCCACACCAGGGTCTTGATCGTGCAGGTTTCTGCACCCGCACGATTGCATAGGTCCTGGCTGCATTTTTTGATCTTTTCCAGATCGTCAACCGCAGCCACGATGTCGTAGGCAGTGATCTGGGAGGGATCCTTTGCGAGTTCGTATCCTCCGCTCCTACCTCTCCTAGCCTTCAGAATACCCGCCTTCCTCAACTGGAGTACGATCTTTTCCGCGAACTCCTTCGGCACCTTTGTACCCTTGCAAACGTTCGTGAGCGAGGTCAGTTTTTCACACCCTGCGATCGAGAGAATTATTCTGAAGGCGTACTCGCTCTTGATGGTGAATCCCAGAAGAATCACCTCGTGTTCGGCGCGACGAGGTACACGTCCACCTCGTTGCGCATGTTCTGTAGAGCCAGTTGCGGACTGTTGACGTAGATGTCGATGATGTTGTTCTTTATGAGCAATCCCGTGTCCTCAACGACGAACAGTCCAAAGTTCGGTTTATCGGCGAACTGTGGTATGTACACTAAGCTCCCCAGGGGGATCACCGATGGGTCCGCGGCGAGAGTTCTCCACTCCTTTGGGATCGTTCCGAGCGCCGTGACACGGAAGGTTGGATGTTCGGGCAACTTTCCATCGTCCCACTCAGAATAGAACGTGGCTTCGAATTTTCCCACATACTTCAGCAGGATGCGCAGAGGATCCCTCGGCTCTCCATCTATCCATATCTCGAAATGGAACAAACCGTCGACCGTTCCCAGAATCTGTCCTCTGCTCACCCAGCTGTTCGCGGTGACACTGACCGTCGAAAGGTTTCCATAAACTGCGAGTATCCCGTTTCCGTGGTCGATACGCACGTAATAACCACTTTCAGTTTGCATTATACTCACGATCCTGCCTGGCAGGATCGAAAGCACGCGAGAACCTCTTTCCAGGCTGATCGTTATGCCCGTTGTCACACCGGTGCCTGTGGGCCGTCCAAAGGTCGATACCACGTCCTCCAGACTGAGAGGTTTTTCGAGTGGATAGGCGAACAACCTGCTCCTGTCCTCTATGGGGATCTTTATCCTTTGGCCGACGAGAAGCTCGTTTGGATCCTGAATGTTGTTGAGTTCCATAATGACTCTGAGTTTGTCCTGACCGAGTCCATAGGCTTTCATTATGCTCGAAAGTGTGTCGTTGGGTTTCACCACGTAAGTGATGTAATCCTCATCGAGTCTGAGAAACCTTTCTCTGTCGTACTCCCTCACCACACCGCGCAGCATCTCGAGCTCTAAGTTGAGCTGTTGAACGAGTGCCATGATGTTGGCAACGTACTGCTGCAGGTCTGCGGGACTGGTCAGGGTCTGTCTTGAAGAAATCTCTTCGAACTTTCTTTCCATCTCACGTCTCAGACCGACTTCGAGCTCTTGCATCTTCGACTTCATCTGGAAGATCTCTCTCTCCAGACCTGTCACATCGACAACGGTAGCGTGCGGACTCACTGAAAGTGCATCGAACGCGTTTTCAAGAGCTCTCAGTCTCGAGGAAAGTTCGAGCAATTCACTTATCTGGTTTGATATCGATGTAACGCTGTTTTCGAGCCCGCTCAGCCTTTTTGCTGTTTCTTCCGCGTTCACCTGGGACAGCAGTTCCTCGGTGATCCTGACGAAGCGTTCGTAGGCAATCTGTTGCTGTTTCTGTGCCGTTTCCAGATCTGAGATCTTGTATATCAACTGTCTTATGTCGGAAACGTTCAGGGCCACGGACAGCTGATTGAAACGCATCTCGAGCAAGTTGATACGCGCCAGGATCTGGCTCACATCTTCCTGAGAAACGATTGGTATATTCTTCTGCTCGCTGATGAGTTTTTTCGCATTCGAAAGCTCGTCGGAGATCTTCTTCACGTCGTTCTGAAGATTTTCAACAGCCTTCTGGTTCGTGTAAACGCTCCTTTCGAGTGCTGCGAGCCTGTACTCGAAGTCGTCGAGCTTTCTGTTGATCTGCTCGAGGATGTCTCTGTCGTACTGTGTGCAGGCGAAGAGCAGTACCGCCAGCAGCAACATCGCGATAAACTTGATAGTTTTCATCCCGTGAAGGAAACCTCCTGCCATTCTTGCCTGGCCTGTTTCAGATAGATCGAATCGCTCTTGCCGAACTTTTTGAACAGTTCGGAGAACCAGCGCACCGCTTCCTTCTTTTCTCCCAGGCGCTTGTTGATCTCACCGAGGTAAAAGAGCGCGGCAATCTGGCGTTCTTCCGTCAGATCCTCCTCACTGTAACTCTTCAAAAAGAGTTCTTTCGCGTGTTCGAGCGCCTTTCTTTCCTCATCTGAAGCATCGGCGTCCCTGTACAGCCAGGCCAGTTTCAGAAAGCATTCGGCGGAGCGAAACAGCTTTCTCCTCGCCACATACATGGCAGCGGCGATGTTGTACTGCATTGCTGCATCTCGAACACTCTTGTTCTCGGTCAGATCGATTTTGATCTGTTTCACACGTTCAGACACTTTCGCAACCGCTTCGGCTTCAGAAGTTGACAATTTCCCGAAATCGTCTTCGAACGATGTGTACAGACAGTTTGGGCAGCTCACCAGTTGAAACATCAGCACATTGACACCTTCGTAGACAGGCTTCAGATCCGACTCACGACTCTTTATCCTGATCGCCTCGCTGAACAACCTCACGCTTTCAAATTCTCGTTTGCACACCAGACAAACGTAACTCCTGCGCCAGAACGTTCGCAAAATTCCATCCTCCAGGTCTCCGCAAGGATTATACTCCGTGGATTTCAAGAGAACAATGCCTCGACGAACTGTCGCGCATCGAAAGGTCTCAGATCTTCAGCACTTTCTCCAACACCGATGAATTTGATCGGTAAAGAGAGCTGGTGCTTTATCGCCAGGGCGATACCACCCTTGGCGGTTCCGTCTAGCTTGGTGATGACAAGACCAGTCACGTTCACCATTTCCTTGAAAACGCGTGCCTGCATCAGGCCATTCTGCCCCGTCGTCGCGTCTATGACGAGCAGGACTTCGTGCGGAGCACCCTCTACGAGCTTTCCAACGACCCTGTGGATCTTTCTGAGCTCTTCCATGAGGTTCTTCTTGGTGTGGAGCCTTCCTGCCGTGTCGATGATCACGATGTCCTTGCCCTTTGATTTCGCGTGGTTCACCGCATCGTACGCCACCGCTGCGGGATCTGAACCCTCTGTGTGC
Above is a window of Thermotoga sp. Ku-13t DNA encoding:
- a CDS encoding Rrf2 family transcriptional regulator, translated to MILLGFTIKSEYAFRIILSIAGCEKLTSLTNVCKGTKVPKEFAEKIVLQLRKAGILKARRGRSGGYELAKDPSQITAYDIVAAVDDLEKIKKCSQDLCNRAGAETCTIKTLVWDRVMDCIKETLTRVTLQELLGTCGRGKT
- a CDS encoding DUF2225 domain-containing protein, whose protein sequence is MRTFWRRSYVCLVCKREFESVRLFSEAIRIKSRESDLKPVYEGVNVLMFQLVSCPNCLYTSFEDDFGKLSTSEAEAVAKVSERVKQIKIDLTENKSVRDAAMQYNIAAAMYVARRKLFRSAECFLKLAWLYRDADASDEERKALEHAKELFLKSYSEEDLTEERQIAALFYLGEINKRLGEKKEAVRWFSELFKKFGKSDSIYLKQARQEWQEVSFTG
- the minD gene encoding septum site-determining protein MinD, whose amino-acid sequence is MAKVIVVTSGKGGVGKTTVTANLGCTLAKLGEKVCVIDADIGLKNLDVVLGLENRVVHTLLDVVNGKVSAQEALVKHKQQRNLYLLATSQVATKEMVSPEDMKAVVKALHPLFDYILIDSPAGIERGFRNAVAPAEMALIVTTPELPALSDADRVVGLLENLGFDEKTMKVVLNRFKPKMVKAGEMLTEQDVASTLALEIIGVIPDCEDVIIATNKGIPVVLNGDLNITRVFENIARRLKGETIPLDQDLMQAQEKGLLAFFRNLFGRKRS
- a CDS encoding secondary thiamine-phosphate synthase enzyme YjbQ — its product is MKGFSLRTKQRVEMVDITDQVQQIVAESGVKSGVCFVFVPHTTAAITINEGADRSVRMDILERLSNIVPANANYHHLEGNADAHIKASLIGSSVAVPIENAKLALGTWQRIFFCEFDGPRAREVFVQIVEARS
- a CDS encoding GAF domain-containing protein, with product MRKVVQNIADDFFEMLQYDKNQWPNYWKIFRAKHEPLIDEYEKTLNLSEEWTVTLLKNMERRNLDRLMQHWHSISHEQKYHCSKLITAKHELFELSREEFTIVLIGLLGVKDWAAVKGKREWVIMIDLLSLWNKNLLDELPYVAYQAALSFKRNERCGDYLSKKELFQKLSNNIEEAFKKERIEEVMESICRILYENVPHYNWVGFYLTDTSKPDELVLGPFVGEPTEHVRIPFGRGICGQAAQRKTTFIVEDVSKETNYLSCSPKVESEIVVPILVNGEVFGELDIDSHVLNSFDENDRNFLEDICKKISQRVMVKG
- a CDS encoding peptidoglycan DD-metalloendopeptidase family protein, which translates into the protein MKTIKFIAMLLLAVLLFACTQYDRDILEQINRKLDDFEYRLAALERSVYTNQKAVENLQNDVKKISDELSNAKKLISEQKNIPIVSQEDVSQILARINLLEMRFNQLSVALNVSDIRQLIYKISDLETAQKQQQIAYERFVRITEELLSQVNAEETAKRLSGLENSVTSISNQISELLELSSRLRALENAFDALSVSPHATVVDVTGLEREIFQMKSKMQELEVGLRREMERKFEEISSRQTLTSPADLQQYVANIMALVQQLNLELEMLRGVVREYDRERFLRLDEDYITYVVKPNDTLSSIMKAYGLGQDKLRVIMELNNIQDPNELLVGQRIKIPIEDRSRLFAYPLEKPLSLEDVVSTFGRPTGTGVTTGITISLERGSRVLSILPGRIVSIMQTESGYYVRIDHGNGILAVYGNLSTVSVTANSWVSRGQILGTVDGLFHFEIWIDGEPRDPLRILLKYVGKFEATFYSEWDDGKLPEHPTFRVTALGTIPKEWRTLAADPSVIPLGSLVYIPQFADKPNFGLFVVEDTGLLIKNNIIDIYVNSPQLALQNMRNEVDVYLVAPNTR
- a CDS encoding type III PLP-dependent enzyme, with translation MTVNELVRRAAKKLDTPFLLIDLDIVEDNYRKLANAIPGCRIFYAVKANSHPRIIERLRDLGSNFDVASVGEINKLLSLQITPDRMIFANPIKRERDIAYAYDIGLKLFVADSPMELEKIAENAPGSQVIIRVAVENRHSDWPLSRKFGTDPLSAVQLIEQAARLRLHPVGVSFHVGSQNYDPKSWWNAIESVARVFYWAEKLYGINLNVLDIGGGIPVKHVKPIPDVDEIGRTVMQAVNEFLYGVNDLQIFAEPGRSMVGDSAILVSRVLLRCRRGSEEWVYIDAGVFHGLMETIENFRYEIVVEGKENEQKMPFVLAGPTCDSVDKIYDDAMLPYNVTLDDILYFINAGAYTVEYATNFNGIPGPRVYFVQDLASTI